A window of the Streptomyces albireticuli genome harbors these coding sequences:
- the treS gene encoding maltose alpha-D-glucosyltransferase: MIVNEPVHDTFEDTPAKDLDPDWFKRAVFYEVLVRSFQDSDGDGIGDLKGLTAKLDYLQWLGVDCLWLPPFFQSPLRDGGYDVSDYTAVLPEFGDLADFVEFVDAAHQRGMRVIIDFVMNHTSDQHEWFQQSRTDPEGPYGDYYVWADDDKQYQDARIIFVDTESSNWTFDPVRKQYYWHRFFSHQPDLNYENPAVQEEILAALRFWLDLGIDGFRLDAVPYLFAEEGTNCENLPRSHEFLKRVRAEIDAHYPDTVLLAEANQWPEDVVDYFGDYAAGGDECHMAFHFPVMPRIFMAVRRESRYPVSEILAKTPAIPSGCQWGVFLRNHDELTLEMVTDEERDYMYAEYAKDPRMRANIGIRRRLAPLLDNDRNQIELFTALLLSLPGSPILYYGDEIGMGDNIWLGDRDGVRTPMQWTPDRNAGFSSCDPGRLYLPTIMDPVYGYQVTNVEAAMSSPSSLLHWTRRMIEIRKQNPAFGLGSYTELASSNPAVLAFLREVRVPGQRDDDLVLCVNNFSRFAQPTELDLQMFSGRHPVELIGGVRFPAIGELPYLLTLAGHGFYWFRLRHGAPPPAGH, encoded by the coding sequence ATGATCGTCAATGAGCCCGTCCACGACACGTTCGAGGACACCCCCGCCAAGGACCTGGATCCCGACTGGTTCAAGCGCGCCGTCTTCTACGAGGTGCTCGTGCGGTCCTTCCAGGACAGCGACGGCGACGGCATCGGCGACCTCAAGGGTCTGACGGCCAAGCTGGACTACCTTCAGTGGCTGGGCGTCGACTGCCTCTGGCTGCCGCCGTTCTTCCAGTCCCCGCTGCGCGACGGCGGCTACGACGTCTCCGACTACACCGCGGTGCTCCCGGAGTTCGGCGACCTCGCCGACTTCGTGGAGTTCGTGGACGCGGCGCACCAGCGGGGCATGCGCGTCATCATCGACTTTGTCATGAACCATACGAGCGATCAGCACGAGTGGTTCCAGCAGTCCCGCACGGACCCCGAAGGCCCGTACGGCGACTACTACGTCTGGGCCGACGACGACAAGCAGTACCAGGACGCGCGGATCATCTTCGTGGACACCGAGTCCTCGAACTGGACCTTCGACCCGGTGCGCAAGCAGTACTACTGGCACCGCTTCTTCTCCCACCAGCCGGACCTGAACTACGAGAACCCGGCCGTACAGGAGGAGATCCTGGCCGCCCTCCGGTTCTGGCTGGACCTCGGCATCGACGGCTTCCGGCTCGACGCGGTGCCGTACCTCTTCGCCGAGGAGGGCACCAACTGCGAGAACCTCCCGCGCAGCCACGAGTTCCTCAAGCGGGTCCGGGCCGAGATCGACGCCCACTACCCGGACACGGTGCTGCTGGCGGAGGCCAACCAGTGGCCCGAGGACGTCGTCGACTACTTCGGCGACTACGCCGCGGGCGGCGACGAATGCCATATGGCGTTCCACTTCCCCGTGATGCCGCGCATCTTCATGGCCGTCCGGCGGGAATCCCGCTATCCGGTCTCGGAGATCCTGGCCAAGACCCCGGCCATCCCCTCCGGCTGCCAGTGGGGCGTCTTCCTGCGCAACCACGACGAGCTCACGCTCGAAATGGTCACGGACGAAGAGCGCGACTACATGTACGCGGAGTACGCCAAGGACCCGCGGATGCGCGCCAACATCGGCATCCGGCGCCGGCTGGCCCCGCTGCTCGACAACGACCGCAATCAGATCGAGCTGTTCACCGCGCTCCTGCTGTCGCTGCCCGGCTCGCCGATCCTCTACTACGGCGACGAGATCGGGATGGGCGACAACATCTGGCTCGGCGACCGCGACGGGGTGCGCACCCCGATGCAGTGGACGCCCGACCGGAACGCCGGCTTCTCCTCCTGCGACCCCGGGCGGCTGTACCTGCCGACCATCATGGACCCGGTCTACGGCTATCAGGTCACCAACGTCGAAGCCGCCATGAGCAGCCCCTCCTCGCTGCTGCACTGGACGCGCCGCATGATCGAGATCCGGAAGCAGAACCCCGCCTTCGGACTCGGCTCGTACACCGAGCTGGCCTCCAGCAACCCCGCCGTGCTCGCCTTCCTCCGGGAGGTCCGGGTGCCGGGGCAGCGGGACGACGACCTGGTCCTGTGCGTGAACAATTTCTCCCGTTTCGCACAGCCGACCGAACTCGACCTCCAGATGTTCAGCGGCCGCCACCCGGTCGAGCTCATCGGTGGAGTGCGCTTCCCGGCCATCGGCGAGCTGCCGTACCTGCTCACCCTGGCCGGCCACGGCTTCTACTGGTTCCGGCTGCGCCACGGCGCGCCGCCGCCGGCCGGACACTGA
- a CDS encoding maltokinase N-terminal cap-like domain-containing protein, with protein MSDAAPSRRGTTRRGTPPGPLLSSVRAGSATAVPRPDADGPGLLGSLVPLLSEWLPCQRWFAGKGRPITGFTLVAATELLPHTAGGTAPGLLHVLVRAQQPGSPTGHPGATAAGGPAVHAGTDDCYQLLLGVHDVLPPHLAPALIGRPAGGPLHGRAVYEGLADPRLAALLLERLRVPGRLGPLRFTREEGAVIAAGLTPRMLGAEQSNSSVVYGETYILKLFRRVCPGTNPDLELPLALAGTPCDRVPPPAAWFEAELPGTDAGPMTLGVLQPYLPGSADGWQLALSALAVRADFTASARALGHATAEVHGALAEALPTVVLRRPQLEHLAASMTRRLDAAADAVPALRPYRAALRGAYDELAALGRAGRTWHAQRIHGDLHLGQALRTAQDGRWALIDFEGEPARPLAERCRPQPAARDVAGMLRSFDYAAAVGRATATTWSARARAAFCEGYAGVREDPREDPQLLRAHETDKAVYEVLYEARHRPDWLPVPMSAIRRLADPRERDEADAPGPPPAVRKPAAASAARAATVTYRHGPGADGAAHPGGAPGPPGRPDPEEPT; from the coding sequence ATGTCGGACGCTGCACCGTCCCGCCGGGGGACCACCCGCCGGGGGACGCCCCCCGGACCGCTGCTGTCCTCGGTCCGCGCCGGGTCGGCCACGGCCGTCCCGCGGCCGGACGCCGACGGGCCGGGGCTGCTCGGCTCGCTGGTGCCGCTGCTCTCCGAGTGGCTGCCCTGTCAGCGGTGGTTCGCGGGGAAGGGCCGCCCGATCACCGGCTTCACGCTCGTCGCGGCCACCGAGCTGCTCCCCCACACCGCCGGGGGCACCGCACCGGGCCTGCTCCACGTCCTCGTCCGGGCCCAGCAGCCCGGCTCCCCCACCGGCCACCCGGGAGCCACGGCGGCCGGCGGCCCCGCCGTGCACGCCGGCACCGACGACTGCTACCAGCTGCTCCTCGGCGTCCATGACGTCCTGCCGCCGCACCTGGCCCCCGCCCTCATCGGCCGGCCCGCCGGCGGCCCGCTGCACGGCCGCGCCGTCTACGAGGGCCTCGCCGACCCCCGGCTGGCCGCCCTGCTCCTGGAGCGGCTGCGGGTGCCCGGCCGGCTCGGGCCGCTGCGCTTCACCCGCGAGGAGGGCGCCGTCATCGCCGCCGGACTGACGCCGAGGATGCTCGGCGCCGAGCAGTCCAACTCCTCCGTCGTCTACGGCGAAACGTATATCCTCAAGCTCTTCCGCCGCGTCTGCCCCGGCACCAACCCCGATCTGGAACTGCCCCTCGCCCTCGCCGGCACCCCCTGCGACCGGGTGCCACCGCCCGCCGCCTGGTTCGAGGCCGAGCTGCCCGGCACCGACGCGGGCCCCATGACCCTCGGCGTGCTCCAGCCCTATCTGCCGGGCTCCGCCGACGGCTGGCAGCTGGCCCTCAGCGCCCTGGCCGTACGGGCCGACTTCACCGCCTCCGCCCGCGCCCTCGGCCACGCCACCGCCGAGGTGCACGGCGCGCTCGCCGAGGCGCTGCCCACGGTCGTCCTGCGCCGCCCCCAGCTCGAACACCTGGCCGCCTCGATGACCCGGCGGCTGGACGCCGCCGCCGACGCCGTCCCCGCCCTGCGCCCCTACCGGGCCGCGCTGCGCGGCGCCTACGACGAGCTGGCGGCGCTCGGCCGGGCCGGCCGCACCTGGCACGCCCAGCGCATCCACGGCGACCTGCACCTGGGACAGGCGCTGCGCACGGCCCAGGACGGCCGGTGGGCGCTCATCGACTTCGAGGGCGAGCCCGCCCGCCCGCTGGCCGAGCGCTGCCGCCCGCAGCCCGCGGCCCGGGACGTCGCCGGCATGCTGCGCTCCTTCGACTACGCCGCCGCGGTCGGCCGCGCGACCGCCACCACCTGGTCGGCCCGCGCCCGCGCCGCGTTCTGCGAGGGCTACGCCGGAGTGCGCGAGGACCCCCGCGAGGACCCCCAGCTGCTGCGCGCCCACGAGACCGACAAGGCCGTCTACGAGGTCCTCTACGAGGCCCGGCACCGCCCCGACTGGCTCCCGGTCCCCATGTCCGCGATCCGCCGGCTGGCGGACCCGCGGGAGCGGGACGAGGCGGACGCGCCGGGGCCACCGCCCGCCGTCCGGAAGCCCGCCGCGGCTTCCGCCGCGCGGGCGGCCACCGTGACGTACCGGCACGGACCGGGGGCGGACGGCGCGGCCCACCCCGGCGGTGCCCCCGGACCCCCGGGCCGGCCGGACCCCGAGGAACCCACGTGA
- the glgB gene encoding 1,4-alpha-glucan branching enzyme: MRPAEPLGDEERGRLLRGAHHDPHALLGAHPVPGGVAFRALRPFARAVAVTGAGLRAELYDEGDGLFAGVLPLREIPDYRLLVTYDDAELELQDPYRFLPALGDLDLHLVREGRHEELWRALGAVPMTHGGVPGTRFTVWAPNAQGVRVAGDFNYWDATGHPMRSLGASGVWEVFLPGIGEGTLYKFQITRPDGSYTLRADPMARRTEAPPATASVVDVSHHVWRDQEWMARRAATPVHEAPFSVYEVHLPSWRPGLTYRQLADQLPAYVKDLGFTHVELMPVAEHPFGGSWGYQVTGFYAPTARLGTPDDFRYLVDALHAAGIGVLMDWVPAHFPRDDWALAEFDGRPLYEPGDPQRAAHPDWGTLEFDYGRTEVRNFLVANAVHWCQEFHIDGLRVDAVASMLYLDYSREAGQWTPNVHGGRENLDAVAFLQEMNATVYRRCPGVVTIAEESTAWDGVTRATHHVGPGGFGGLGFGLKWNMGWMHDSLVYVSKEPVHRKYHHGEMTFSMIYAYSENYVLPISHDEVVHGKRSLVSKMPGDWWQQRATHRAYLGFMWAHPGKQLLFMGQEFAQGAEWSESHGPDWWLLDPSYSAEADHRGVRDLVRDLNAAYRAEPALWQRDTVPEGFEWVDGDASEDNVFAFLRYDADGSPLLAVSNFSPVVRHGYTLGVPARYTAWGEYLNTDAERYGGGGVTHPDPVKTEAVRSHGRPASVTVTLPPLATVWFRPV; the protein is encoded by the coding sequence GTGCGGCCCGCCGAGCCGCTCGGCGACGAGGAGCGCGGGCGGCTGCTGCGCGGCGCCCACCACGACCCGCACGCGCTGCTCGGAGCGCACCCCGTCCCCGGCGGGGTGGCGTTCCGGGCCCTGCGCCCGTTCGCCCGCGCGGTGGCGGTCACCGGCGCCGGCCTGCGGGCGGAGCTGTACGACGAGGGGGACGGCCTCTTCGCCGGGGTGCTCCCACTGCGGGAGATCCCCGACTACCGGCTCCTGGTGACGTACGACGACGCGGAGCTGGAGCTCCAGGACCCGTACCGCTTCCTGCCCGCCCTCGGCGACCTGGACCTGCACCTCGTCCGCGAGGGCCGGCACGAGGAGCTGTGGCGGGCGCTCGGCGCGGTGCCCATGACGCACGGCGGCGTGCCCGGCACCCGCTTCACGGTCTGGGCGCCCAACGCCCAGGGCGTGCGCGTGGCGGGCGACTTCAACTACTGGGACGCCACGGGCCACCCGATGCGGTCCCTGGGCGCGTCCGGGGTGTGGGAGGTGTTCCTGCCCGGCATCGGCGAGGGCACCCTGTACAAGTTCCAGATCACCCGCCCCGACGGCTCGTACACCCTGCGCGCCGACCCGATGGCCCGCCGCACCGAGGCGCCCCCGGCGACCGCGTCGGTCGTGGACGTCTCGCACCACGTCTGGCGGGACCAGGAGTGGATGGCGCGCCGGGCGGCCACGCCCGTGCACGAGGCGCCCTTCTCCGTCTACGAGGTGCACCTGCCGTCCTGGCGCCCCGGCCTCACCTACCGGCAGCTCGCCGACCAGCTCCCCGCGTACGTCAAGGACCTGGGCTTCACCCACGTCGAGCTGATGCCGGTCGCCGAGCACCCCTTCGGCGGCTCGTGGGGCTACCAGGTCACCGGCTTCTACGCGCCGACCGCGCGCCTCGGCACGCCCGACGACTTCCGGTACCTGGTCGACGCGCTGCACGCGGCCGGCATCGGGGTGCTGATGGACTGGGTGCCGGCGCACTTCCCCCGGGACGACTGGGCGCTGGCGGAGTTCGACGGCCGGCCGCTGTACGAGCCGGGGGACCCGCAGCGGGCCGCCCACCCGGACTGGGGGACGCTGGAGTTCGACTACGGCCGCACGGAGGTCCGTAACTTCCTGGTGGCGAACGCCGTCCACTGGTGCCAGGAGTTCCACATCGACGGGCTGCGGGTGGACGCCGTGGCGTCGATGCTCTATCTCGACTACTCCCGCGAGGCGGGCCAGTGGACGCCGAACGTCCACGGCGGCCGGGAGAACCTCGACGCGGTGGCGTTCCTCCAGGAGATGAACGCCACGGTCTACCGCCGCTGCCCCGGCGTCGTCACCATCGCCGAGGAGTCCACCGCCTGGGACGGCGTCACCCGCGCCACCCACCACGTGGGACCCGGCGGCTTCGGCGGCCTGGGCTTCGGCCTGAAGTGGAACATGGGCTGGATGCACGACTCGCTGGTCTACGTCTCCAAGGAGCCGGTCCACCGGAAGTACCACCACGGTGAGATGACCTTCTCCATGATCTACGCGTACAGCGAGAACTACGTGCTGCCGATCTCGCACGACGAGGTGGTGCACGGCAAGCGCTCCCTGGTCTCCAAGATGCCGGGCGACTGGTGGCAGCAGCGCGCCACCCACCGCGCGTACCTGGGCTTCATGTGGGCACACCCGGGTAAGCAACTGCTCTTCATGGGGCAGGAGTTCGCGCAGGGGGCGGAGTGGTCCGAGAGCCACGGCCCCGACTGGTGGCTGCTGGACCCCTCGTACTCCGCCGAGGCCGACCACCGGGGCGTGCGCGACCTGGTCCGCGACCTCAACGCGGCCTACCGCGCCGAGCCCGCCCTGTGGCAGCGGGACACCGTGCCCGAGGGCTTCGAGTGGGTGGACGGCGACGCGAGCGAGGACAACGTCTTCGCCTTCCTGCGCTACGACGCGGACGGCTCGCCGCTGCTCGCGGTCAGCAACTTCTCGCCCGTCGTCCGGCACGGGTACACGCTGGGGGTGCCGGCGCGGTACACCGCGTGGGGCGAGTACCTGAACACGGACGCCGAGCGGTACGGCGGCGGCGGTGTCACCCACCCGGACCCGGTGAAGACGGAGGCGGTGCGCAGCCACGGCCGCCCGGCGAGCGTCACGGTGACGCTGCCGCCGCTGGCGACGGTGTGGTTCCGGCCGGTGTGA
- a CDS encoding S8 family serine peptidase, with amino-acid sequence MPQPSGAENSGGSPPPPESLFGRPELVCVTRPGAGVRITATGATADAGVAVGALDAVAAESDVLITPLFGVDRRAARASADGGADGPAGPDGTVAAGGPAGDDAARWTLDTMARFHHVDAPADRLEELAERLRSSDAVEAAYVKPGVDLAVQRTERRTVPAQAAKTAKKAVKKAVRKPGGTAARRTGADGAEGPGALNAMVPDTADAPPVTPDFTARQGYLDAAPGGIDARYAWTLPGGRGAGVRVIDCEWGWRFTHEDLLRNQGGIVSGTGSTDTGFVNHGTAVLGEIGGDVNAFGVTGISPDAVTSASAFSIPTATAIRNAADRLGPGDIILLEIHRPGPRATGAGQQGFIAVEWWPDDYLAIRYAVDRGITVVEAAGNGAENLDDPVYDTPQPGFPAWWRNPFRRTALDAGAVVVGAGAPPPGTHGADHGPDRSRLDFSNFGACVDAQGWGREVTTTGYGDLQGGTGQDLWYTDRFSGTSSASPIVVGALAATQGVLRANGRIPLSPARSRQLLRATGSPQQDAPGRPATQRIGNRPNLRQLIPAALQTATWVGVQFRGTLAGGRTGRWFTHSWPAHWHVVWTVVPTSPRPGAPQVRWKVRVERASDGFATYWIDVTNLVTDPVDFEARFAVLGW; translated from the coding sequence GTGCCCCAGCCCTCAGGTGCGGAGAATTCCGGCGGCTCGCCGCCACCGCCCGAATCGCTCTTCGGGCGGCCCGAGTTGGTGTGTGTGACCCGCCCCGGCGCCGGGGTGCGGATCACCGCCACCGGCGCGACCGCGGACGCGGGCGTCGCGGTGGGCGCCCTCGACGCGGTCGCGGCCGAGTCCGACGTGCTGATCACGCCGCTCTTCGGCGTGGACCGGCGGGCGGCGCGCGCCTCCGCGGACGGCGGCGCGGACGGTCCGGCGGGGCCGGACGGAACGGTCGCGGCGGGCGGGCCCGCCGGCGACGACGCGGCCCGGTGGACCCTCGACACGATGGCGCGCTTCCACCACGTGGACGCCCCGGCGGACCGGCTGGAGGAGCTGGCCGAGCGGCTCCGCTCCTCGGACGCGGTCGAGGCCGCGTACGTCAAGCCCGGGGTGGACCTGGCGGTCCAGCGGACGGAGCGGAGGACGGTCCCCGCGCAGGCCGCGAAGACGGCGAAGAAGGCGGTGAAGAAGGCCGTACGGAAGCCCGGCGGCACGGCCGCCCGCCGGACCGGGGCCGACGGCGCCGAGGGGCCCGGCGCCCTCAACGCCATGGTCCCGGACACCGCCGACGCCCCGCCCGTCACCCCGGACTTCACCGCCCGCCAGGGCTATCTCGACGCCGCGCCGGGCGGGATCGACGCCCGCTACGCCTGGACGCTGCCGGGCGGCCGGGGCGCCGGCGTCCGGGTGATCGACTGCGAGTGGGGCTGGCGCTTCACCCACGAGGACCTGCTGCGGAACCAGGGCGGGATCGTCTCGGGCACCGGCAGCACGGACACCGGTTTCGTGAACCACGGCACCGCGGTGCTCGGGGAGATCGGCGGTGACGTCAACGCCTTCGGCGTCACCGGGATCTCCCCGGACGCGGTGACGAGCGCCTCGGCGTTCTCGATCCCTACGGCGACCGCGATCCGCAACGCGGCCGACCGGCTCGGCCCGGGCGACATCATCCTGCTGGAGATCCACCGGCCGGGCCCCCGGGCCACGGGCGCCGGCCAGCAGGGCTTCATCGCCGTCGAGTGGTGGCCGGACGACTACCTGGCGATCCGGTACGCCGTCGACCGGGGCATCACGGTCGTCGAGGCCGCGGGCAACGGCGCGGAGAACCTGGACGACCCGGTCTACGACACCCCGCAGCCCGGCTTCCCCGCCTGGTGGCGCAACCCCTTCCGGCGTACCGCGCTGGACGCCGGCGCCGTGGTCGTCGGCGCGGGGGCGCCGCCGCCGGGGACCCACGGCGCGGACCACGGGCCGGACCGGTCCCGGCTCGACTTCTCCAACTTCGGGGCCTGCGTGGACGCCCAGGGCTGGGGCCGCGAGGTGACCACCACCGGCTACGGCGACCTCCAGGGCGGCACCGGCCAGGATCTCTGGTACACCGACCGGTTCAGCGGCACGTCCAGCGCCTCCCCCATCGTCGTGGGAGCCCTGGCGGCCACCCAGGGCGTGCTGCGGGCTAACGGCAGGATCCCGCTGTCGCCCGCGCGCTCACGGCAGTTGCTCCGGGCCACGGGCTCACCCCAGCAGGACGCCCCGGGCCGCCCGGCCACCCAGCGCATCGGTAACCGGCCCAACCTCCGGCAGCTGATCCCCGCGGCGCTCCAGACGGCCACCTGGGTGGGCGTGCAGTTCCGCGGCACCCTGGCCGGCGGCCGCACCGGGCGCTGGTTCACGCACAGCTGGCCGGCCCACTGGCACGTGGTGTGGACGGTCGTGCCGACCAGCCCGCGCCCCGGCGCCCCGCAGGTCCGCTGGAAGGTACGGGTCGAGCGGGCGAGCGACGGCTTCGCGACGTACTGGATCGACGTGACCAACCTCGTGACCGACCCGGTCGACTTCGAGGCCCGGTTCGCGGTCCTCGGCTGGTGA
- a CDS encoding cation:dicarboxylate symporter family transporter → MTAPSPPGEDGQPRARRDRTHYLYLAVIAAVVAGVVVGFAAPGVAVELKPLGTGFVNLIKMMISPIIFCTIVLGVGSVRKAAKVGAVGGLALGYFMVMSTVALAIGLVVGNLLEPGSGLHLTESLRHAGEAQAKGAHESTADFVLGIIPTTMVSAFTGGEVLQTLLVALLAGFALQAMGSAGEPVLRGVGHIQRLVFRILSMIMWAAPVGAFGAMAAVVGATGVDALKSLAVIMIGFYVTCLLFVIVVLGTLLRLVAGVSVFALLKYLGREFLLILSTSSSESALPRLIAKMEHLGVSRPVVGITVPTGYSFNLDGTAIYLTMSSLFVAEAMGDPLSLSQQISLLLFMIIASKGAAGVTGAGLATLAGGLQSHRPELVDGVGLIVGIDRFMSEARALTNFAGNAVATVLVGTWTKEIDKPRVAEVLSGRLPFDETTLSGDGHEAAPERREPVTAA, encoded by the coding sequence GTGACAGCGCCGTCACCGCCGGGCGAGGACGGGCAGCCCCGCGCCCGCCGGGACCGTACGCACTACCTCTACCTCGCGGTGATCGCCGCGGTGGTGGCCGGCGTCGTGGTCGGCTTCGCCGCGCCCGGGGTGGCCGTCGAGCTCAAGCCGCTCGGCACCGGGTTCGTGAACCTGATCAAGATGATGATCTCGCCGATCATCTTCTGCACGATCGTGCTGGGCGTGGGTTCCGTCCGCAAGGCCGCCAAGGTCGGCGCGGTCGGCGGGCTGGCCCTCGGCTACTTCATGGTGATGTCGACGGTGGCCCTGGCCATCGGCCTGGTGGTCGGCAATCTGCTGGAGCCCGGCAGCGGGCTGCACCTGACCGAGTCGCTGCGGCACGCCGGCGAGGCCCAGGCCAAGGGCGCGCACGAGTCGACGGCCGACTTCGTCCTCGGCATCATCCCCACCACGATGGTCTCCGCGTTCACCGGCGGCGAGGTCCTCCAGACCCTGCTGGTGGCGCTGCTCGCGGGCTTCGCGCTCCAGGCCATGGGATCCGCCGGTGAGCCGGTGCTGCGCGGCGTCGGGCACATCCAGCGGCTCGTCTTCCGCATCCTGTCCATGATCATGTGGGCGGCGCCGGTGGGCGCGTTCGGCGCGATGGCCGCGGTGGTCGGCGCGACGGGCGTGGACGCCCTCAAGTCGCTCGCCGTCATCATGATCGGCTTCTATGTCACCTGCCTGCTCTTCGTGATCGTGGTGCTGGGGACCCTGCTGCGGCTGGTGGCGGGCGTGAGCGTCTTCGCGCTGCTGAAGTACCTGGGGCGGGAGTTCCTGCTGATCCTGTCCACCTCGTCGTCGGAGTCGGCGCTGCCGCGCCTGATCGCGAAGATGGAGCACCTGGGCGTGAGCCGCCCGGTCGTCGGCATCACCGTCCCGACCGGCTACTCCTTCAACCTCGACGGCACGGCCATCTACCTGACGATGTCCTCGCTCTTCGTCGCGGAGGCGATGGGCGACCCGCTCTCGCTGAGCCAGCAGATCTCCCTCCTGCTCTTCATGATCATCGCCTCCAAGGGCGCGGCGGGCGTCACCGGCGCGGGCCTCGCGACCCTCGCCGGCGGCCTCCAGTCGCACCGCCCCGAACTGGTCGACGGCGTCGGCCTGATCGTCGGCATCGACCGCTTCATGAGCGAGGCCCGCGCCCTGACCAACTTCGCGGGCAACGCGGTGGCGACGGTCCTGGTCGGCACCTGGACGAAGGAGATCGACAAGCCCCGCGTGGCCGAGGTCCTCAGCGGCCGGCTGCCGTTCGACGAGACGACGCTGTCGGGCGACGGGCACGAGGCGGCGCCGGAGCGGCGGGAGCCGGTGACGGCGGCGTAA
- a CDS encoding sensor histidine kinase yields MRRPRVPRPRSLAGQLFAMQTVLVAAVVTGCAAFAYVSDRGQAEDAARRQVTTAAAAVAAAPVVRGAVHGVDPAATLQPYAERVRHDTGVDFVTIMNPSGIRWTHPDPARIGEPFLGHTGPALRGRTFSETYTGTLGPSVRAVAPVMDGDRTVALVSAGITVEVISAEVRRQLIGLLGVALGALALGGVGTYLLNARLRRHTHGMNATELSRMHDYHQATLHAVREGLLMLDGQRRIALLNDGGRELLGLDGASIGRPVADLGLPRALTRALLATEPRVDEVHLTADRIVVVNTSPVSGGERCGTVVTLRDHTELQALSGELDSVRGLAEALRSQAHEAANRLHAVVSLIELGRADEAVDFVTSELELAQALTDQVVAAVAEPVLAALLLGKAAQANEHGVELLLAPDTRVDDGLLPPGLPARDLVTILGNLIDNGVDAAAEEANRAPRTGTRRAHVTVTVRADGQEDGDGELLLRVADNGAGVAPEVMDEVFRRGWSTKSPGTAPHGRGLGLALVRQAARRNGGTVTVAEAPGGGAEFTVRLPLRAPAGERSPAGAPS; encoded by the coding sequence ATGCGCAGACCCCGCGTACCCCGCCCCCGCAGCCTGGCCGGCCAGCTCTTCGCGATGCAGACCGTGCTGGTCGCCGCCGTGGTGACCGGCTGCGCGGCCTTCGCGTACGTCTCGGACCGGGGTCAGGCCGAGGACGCCGCGCGCCGCCAGGTCACCACCGCCGCGGCCGCCGTCGCCGCCGCACCGGTCGTACGGGGAGCGGTCCACGGGGTCGACCCGGCCGCCACCCTCCAGCCGTACGCGGAGCGGGTCCGCCACGACACCGGCGTCGACTTCGTGACGATCATGAACCCGTCCGGCATCCGCTGGACCCACCCCGACCCCGCCCGCATCGGCGAGCCCTTCCTCGGCCACACCGGCCCCGCCCTGCGCGGCCGCACCTTCTCCGAGACCTACACCGGCACCCTCGGGCCCTCCGTCCGGGCCGTCGCGCCCGTCATGGACGGGGACCGCACCGTCGCGCTCGTCAGCGCGGGCATCACCGTCGAGGTGATCAGCGCCGAGGTGCGGCGGCAGCTCATCGGCCTGCTCGGCGTGGCCCTGGGCGCCCTCGCCCTCGGCGGCGTCGGCACGTACCTCCTCAACGCCCGGCTGCGCCGCCACACGCACGGCATGAACGCCACCGAGCTCAGCCGGATGCACGACTACCACCAGGCCACCCTGCACGCGGTACGCGAGGGCCTGCTGATGCTCGACGGGCAGCGGCGGATCGCGCTGCTCAACGACGGCGGGCGGGAACTCCTGGGCCTGGACGGCGCGTCGATCGGCCGGCCCGTCGCGGACCTCGGCCTGCCGCGCGCCCTCACCCGGGCGCTGCTGGCCACCGAGCCCCGGGTGGACGAGGTGCACCTGACCGCCGACCGGATCGTCGTCGTCAACACCTCCCCGGTCTCGGGCGGCGAGCGCTGCGGCACCGTCGTCACCCTTCGCGACCACACCGAACTCCAGGCGCTCTCCGGCGAGCTGGACTCCGTGCGCGGCCTCGCGGAGGCCCTGCGCTCGCAGGCGCACGAGGCGGCGAACCGGCTGCACGCCGTCGTCTCCCTGATCGAGCTGGGCCGCGCCGACGAGGCCGTCGACTTCGTGACCTCCGAGCTCGAACTCGCCCAGGCCCTCACCGACCAGGTCGTCGCCGCCGTCGCCGAACCCGTCCTCGCCGCCCTCCTGCTCGGCAAGGCCGCCCAGGCCAACGAGCACGGCGTGGAGCTCCTCCTGGCCCCCGACACCCGTGTCGACGACGGGCTGCTGCCGCCCGGCCTCCCGGCCCGTGACCTGGTGACCATCCTGGGCAACCTCATCGACAACGGCGTCGACGCCGCCGCCGAGGAGGCGAACCGGGCGCCGCGCACCGGCACCCGGCGCGCCCACGTCACCGTCACCGTCCGGGCCGACGGACAGGAGGACGGGGACGGCGAGCTGCTCCTGCGCGTCGCCGACAACGGCGCCGGCGTCGCCCCCGAGGTCATGGACGAGGTCTTCCGGCGCGGCTGGTCCACCAAGTCGCCCGGCACCGCCCCGCACGGCCGGGGGCTCGGGCTCGCGCTCGTACGGCAGGCCGCGCGGCGCAACGGCGGTACGGTCACCGTCGCCGAGGCGCCGGGCGGCGGCGCCGAGTTCACCGTCCGGCTGCCCCTGCGGGCACCGGCCGGGGAGCGCTCCCCGGCGGGAGCGCCGTCATGA